The genomic segment ATTTTACGGCTATGAAAATACATAGACGTCTATTTGATTTCGATTGTGACGGTTAGGTCGATTTTTGGCGAATATATGGAGAAGCAAAAACAGGGGGACGGGTAGCTAATTTTCTAGTAAACCCAGTGCCTTATCAGTTACTCCCATTCCGGGCCTTCGTCGGCGGGCGCGGGCCGGGGTTTGCGGAGGGTTTCCTGGTTGCTATGCCCATGTTCTTTCCGAGTCCGGGAGCCTGAAGACACAAATCCCGTCGCTCTCACGATAGGGAATTGAGGCGCCCGTGTATGTGATGGCGATCACGGGTGGTGAGAGGGTGCGCGGAGTTTTCAGGGTCGGACTTCCGTGTCAGGCGACTCGATCGGACCCATGCATGAGTGCGTTGGCGATTTGCTGTGAACCATGGGGGGAACTGCCGATCCATCAGCAACCCGCCTTCTGATAGCCTTCGATGGAAGGCAAGGTCAGCTCCTGTGGTTGGAGGCTTTGCATGTCCATCCTCTTTCAGGATCTTCGCTACACGCTCCGCCAACTCGCCAAGTCTCCCGGATTCGCTCTTACGGCTGTGCTCACACTCGCTCTGGGCATTGGCGCCAACACCGCAGTCTTCAGCGTGCTCAATGCGCTGCTGCTCAAAATGCTCCCCGTCCGGGATGCGCAGCAGCTCTACACGATGCGCGTCCTTCGTGGCGGCACGCAGCCGCCTAACACTGCTGGTACCGGCAATGGGCCCACGTCTTTCTCGCTTCCGGTGTTTCAGGCACTGCGGGGCCAGTCGCGCGTCTTCACCGATCTCATCGCCCACATCCCGCTCTCTCTTGGCCAAGTCCCCATCCGCTACGGCAACACGCCCGCCACTGCGCCCGGCGAAGAGGTCAGCGGCAATTTCTTCGCCGGCCTCGGCGTCCCCATGGCCGCAGGAGTCGGTCTCACCAACGCAGACGAACAGGACCATACCGCCAAGGCCGTCATCAGTTATGGCTTCTGGACCAAGGCCTACTCGCGCGATCCCGCCGCCATCGGCCAGACCCTTTACGTTCGCGGTGTTCCACTCACCATCGTTGGCGTCACCGCGCCCGACTTCGTCGGCGTCGATCCTGGCGCCCCTGATGATTTCTGGATCCCGCTCCAGAACCGTGCCGAGCTTAATGCTTGGGGATATGCCGCCGATGAGGGCATGCTCTATAGCTTCCCCAAATGGTGGGCCGTGCCACTGGTCGCCCGGCTCGCACCCGGCGTCTCGCCAGAACAAGCCTCGCAGGCCGTGCAAGGTATTTTCTGGCATGCGGCAACCGCGCCTCAGGGCAGGCTCGACTTCAAACAATGGCCGGCATCGCTCGGCTTTACCCCCATCCGCGGTCTCGCCGACTACGCCCGTTCCTACCGTGAGCCCGTCGAGCTCATGATGGCGCTGGTCGGCCTAGTGCTCCTCATCGCATGCACCAACGTGGCCCTGCTCATCCTCGCGCGTTCAGCAGCGCGCCAGCGCGAGTTCGCCATCCGCATGGCCACAGGCGCTAGTGCAATGCGCATCCTGCGGCAACTCGTGCTCGACAGCCTCGCCATCGTCCTCGCCGGCACCTGCCTAGGCTGGCTGCTCGCCATCGCAGCGACGCGCATGCTCGCTCACTGGGCACGGATCGAAGCAGACCTCTCTCCGGATCACCACGTCCTCTGGTTTACCCTTGCCATCGGCTCGCTCGTCACCATCGCATTCTCATTCACGCCGTTCTCGCAAATCCTCCACGTCGGTCCCGACCAAGCCCTCAGAAGCAGCAGCCAAATGGCGGGCACCAGCCGCAGCCACCGCAGGATGGGCAATCTTGTCATCGCCCTTCAGATCGCGATGTGCTTTACCCTGCTCGTCGCCGCCGGGCTCACGGTCAGAACGCTCTTGAACTACGAGCACCTCGATCTCGGTATGCAGGCCGACCAGCTTCTTGTTTTTGACCTGGAACCGCAAGGCCTCATCGGTCGCGCCCAGAGCTGGTCGTATTACAACAGCCTCATCGCTCGCCTGCGCACTCTACCCGGAATTGAATCCATCTCGCCGGTGGTGTGGCGTCCCGGCTCAGGATGGCTGAAAAGCGGCGGCGTCAATCTGGACGGAACGACTGCACTGGACAAGGCCGGCAGGCACGCGGAAATCTCATCCAACTTCATCGGCGTGGATTTCTTCCGCACGCTCGGAGTTCCTGTCCTCCAGGGCCGCGAATTCAACTCGACCGACACGCCCTCCAGCAAGCAGACGGCCATTGTCAACCAGACCTTTGCCGCGCGATATCTGCCTAACGGCGCCTTAGGCCACATCGTCGACAATGCGGAGATCGTAGGCGTGGTGCGCGACAGTAAATACAAGTTCGCCGCTGAGTCCGATCGCCCAACGGTCTATCACTCCGTTGCCAAGTCCGGCATGGAAGGCCAGATCACGCTTGAGGTCCGCACATCCTTGCCGCCGCTCTCGCTGCTGCCCGGCATTCGTAGCGTACTCCACGAGATCGATCCCAACCTGGCCCCCGAAAGACCCATGACTCAGGCCGCGCAATTCGAGCAGTCCTATACCACCCCGATGCTCTTCGCCCGCCTCGCCATGGCCTTCGGCGTGCTCGCTGTCGTGCTCGTCGCTACCGGCCTCTACGGCACGCTCACTTATAGGCTCCAGCGTCGGCGGAACGAGATTGGGGTACGCATGGCATTGGGGGCGATGCGACAGGACGTGCTTCAAATGATTTTCGGAGAAAGTATGCGGATCGCAGTTGTCGGTTTGGGGATCGGACTGCCGCTTTCGCTGGTCGTTGCGCACCTGTTGCGATCACAACTCTACCAACTGAATGCATTCGACGCCACGAGTTTTGCAGCCTCATTCACGATCACTCTTCTTCTTTCTATGGGAGCGGCACTTTTGCCTGCCTACCGTGCAGCTCGAATCAACCCGATGGCGACGATTCGAAACGAGTAGCAAGGTTCCAATTCGAAATCGCAGAATTCGATCCGGCGACTCTCTCGATCATTGCGGCAGCTCCAGCCCAAGTGGGCTGGGTTCGCGCCGCCCCTTGTATCTCTGAATGAGCGGCAGTTTCGGTGAGACTGTTGCAGTGGGGGAGCCGAGGCATCGGCTCCCCCGCGGGCGGGCGGCTCCCGTACGTCCCCAGGTGATCGCTCACCGTCCCGGAGCATAG from the Occallatibacter riparius genome contains:
- a CDS encoding ABC transporter permease; the encoded protein is MSILFQDLRYTLRQLAKSPGFALTAVLTLALGIGANTAVFSVLNALLLKMLPVRDAQQLYTMRVLRGGTQPPNTAGTGNGPTSFSLPVFQALRGQSRVFTDLIAHIPLSLGQVPIRYGNTPATAPGEEVSGNFFAGLGVPMAAGVGLTNADEQDHTAKAVISYGFWTKAYSRDPAAIGQTLYVRGVPLTIVGVTAPDFVGVDPGAPDDFWIPLQNRAELNAWGYAADEGMLYSFPKWWAVPLVARLAPGVSPEQASQAVQGIFWHAATAPQGRLDFKQWPASLGFTPIRGLADYARSYREPVELMMALVGLVLLIACTNVALLILARSAARQREFAIRMATGASAMRILRQLVLDSLAIVLAGTCLGWLLAIAATRMLAHWARIEADLSPDHHVLWFTLAIGSLVTIAFSFTPFSQILHVGPDQALRSSSQMAGTSRSHRRMGNLVIALQIAMCFTLLVAAGLTVRTLLNYEHLDLGMQADQLLVFDLEPQGLIGRAQSWSYYNSLIARLRTLPGIESISPVVWRPGSGWLKSGGVNLDGTTALDKAGRHAEISSNFIGVDFFRTLGVPVLQGREFNSTDTPSSKQTAIVNQTFAARYLPNGALGHIVDNAEIVGVVRDSKYKFAAESDRPTVYHSVAKSGMEGQITLEVRTSLPPLSLLPGIRSVLHEIDPNLAPERPMTQAAQFEQSYTTPMLFARLAMAFGVLAVVLVATGLYGTLTYRLQRRRNEIGVRMALGAMRQDVLQMIFGESMRIAVVGLGIGLPLSLVVAHLLRSQLYQLNAFDATSFAASFTITLLLSMGAALLPAYRAARINPMATIRNE